GACGCTGCAGTTCCATTAATTAAATTCGCAGACCGCCCCTGGCgacccctgcccctgcccctgcccccgcCCCTTCATTGGACCCAGCCAAGGTTGGCCAAAccaaatgttatttatattcCTTTTGGCCGAGAATCACCATTGGCAGTGGCACTATACTCGTAGTGCAACATCAGTGCTCTTTAAATATGTTTGATGGCTTTTAAACAAAGTGCTAGTGCAACGAACAAACTATTGCTGACCCGGAAAACCACGTGCAAAAATCTTTCCTACAGTAAACAATCctagaaaaaaataaacttttatgaAAGTGTTCGAGGCACAGAGGCCAACTAAGTATTTCTAAACACATAAACAaccaaatgttttattttcttatgtAAATTTATAAACCTTCAGTTCTCGCGCGAGTActtaaaatccaaaaataaaccatTTAAACCGAAATCTAATGAAGCCaacgtatttttaattaatatcaaAGACAAAATAAACATCTGGAGAATGCAAACAATAAATTAGTAAATCTCTGAAATGCAGAGTTCCGGAATTTGCCAATTATAATCTCATCAGGGTTATCATATTCGGTTTCGCAAGCTTTGCCAGCAAAATGCTTAGTTCACTCGTTGTTTACAAAGAAAAAATGCGACACTACAAACTGACCTTTGTAATAAGTAGAAAATTACTTTTCCAGCCAAAAAAACACGTAATTCGCCTTTGTCAGCAACTTATGGCTTGTCTTTAATTTCAGTTGCGGAACAAACATTAAAacccaataaataaataaatccctGCAATAAGCATTCCACAGGTAAGCCACTTCTTCCTCATTCAAAACAATCAAGAGCTCTAATTTCATTACTGAAATCTGGCAAACAGCACTGAAAATATTGATAATAAATTCCATTGCATTGTATAAAATGCTGCattagttttttgtttgacgTAGTAGTACACATTTTTTCTATAATTAGTTCGGTTTCTTAATTAGCCAAACTTGTTGcgcaaataaatgaaattgcaCGACAgcgattattatttttaactacccaactcaatttaaaaaccatatGTTAAGTTTTACTGCACAGCAGTTTTACTATTTCTTTAGACTTTTTTGTCCACatatagatttttattatgACATAGCAAGCtcttaattatatttctagtaaatacataaataaaacctGATTcacgtccattttgattttgcttgaattaaattttcagttCTTCCATTCAAATCAATTGGATTGACTCGGATTAACCagagatttatttaattgcgaACATGGACAGCCGAGAGCTTAAATGACATGGCAGAGAAACGCCTGCTGCTGGAGCGCTCCGACACCTCAGAGACGGAGGAGCTGGAAGTACAAATGACCCGAAGGGGGACCGTCCACCACCGATCCTGGTCACCGATCCCGGTGAGCAGGAAGTCGGTGGTCGGGCTGCTGGTGTCCTTCCTGTTCTGCTACTTCCTGATCGGCAGACCCGAGTGGGCCAACGTCCTGGACCTGGACGTCCTGCACTCGGACAACTATGTGACGGTCCAGCATCAGTCCACCTTGATGGATGGTGAGTCCCCCCGAAGCATGATCccttcttgttttgttttgcatgCCCCTCACTTTTATGGTTTTCTGTGTTTTCCCCCATTCATGTTTGTTTGTGATGCTTGCCCAGTTGATCCTGACACAGAAACTGAGAGTATTCCATTTGTGCCGAAAGGCTTTCTGGTGTATAGCAACTCCTGCCGCATCATGGAGGTCGATCCCTACAAGAACGAGGTGATGCGCCACTTCAAGCGCATCAAGTACAAGGCCTGCCAGAAGCTGCCGCCCCTGACGCAGGTCAGATTCCAGGAGGAGACCCAGAAGTACCTCCTCAGCATCGATGGAGCCGCCTTCAGTCGCTACCGAGTGGGCAGCCAGCTGCACTGCTGCTACATGGAGGTGCAGCGGGTGGACGAGATGAAGGTCAAGTACACCAAGTGTCAGTCCTTCAAGGGCAGCACCGAGCTGCCCAACTCCGCCGAGGGCATCATTGTCAAGTGCGATTCCGGTGGCCACCAGCTGTACATCAATGGCCATGCCACCATTCCCGTCAAGGAGGCAGTGCAGCAGAGACTGCAAAAGGCGGCAGAGGGCGATGTGAGGGAACGGGAAGCGGATAAGGCCCAGCCGCGACCCCCAAGTGTCTTAATGCTAGGCATCGATAGCATCTCCCGGGTGAATCTTATCAGGGCCATGCCCAAAACAGCCCAGTATCTCTACGACAACGGGTGGTTCGAGCTGGCGGGCTATAACAAGGTGAGTTGGAGCACTTCAGATAAGACAAGGAAGGTTAGGAAGTCAGAGGGATTCAACAGAATGCGATCAGTTctattacatatatatattcaatataGCATAATTTATAATTGTTGTTAGAATGTCTAAAAGTTTTTCCTTATTCCCTGAAACTTTATCGTCAGTTAAAAAACATACATTTCCCTTATCTTTAAAGCTAATAAATGTTTGAAGTATTACCGGGAAGTGAtaggaaaaatgtatttcagtTATGCCTCTCAAAAGTATgttttaaaaaggtttataCCTTACTTCCGAAGTGCAATTATTAATAATCTACTTgagattttttctttatttttaataggcTTATCTAAATTTCTTTTAGATTTGCTGTTCTTctagtaaaaaataaaaatgtttttattcctGAACTATTTTTAAGGGTAGGACTTCCAAGTTCATTATTTTATAGAGGCTTTCGCTTGAAAGAAAACAGCGATCGTACTCCATGAACTCCAATCTCAAGTTACCCTGCTTATCCCTAGGTGGACGACAACACATTCCCGAACATCATGGCAGTGGCCACCGGCTATAACCTGCCCAATGCCATGCACGCGTGCTCCCCCTTCGCGGTTGGTGGCCTGGACAAGTGCAACTTCATCTGGAAGCTGTACCAGCAGAGGGGCTATGTGACCGCCTACGCGGAGGATGCCGTGAAGATCAACACGTTCAACTACCTGAAGAAGGGCTTCAAGAATCCGCCCGCGGACTACTATCTGAGGCCATATCTCTCGGCCGCCGAGTCGCAGCTGGATCACACCACAGTCAATGGCCTGGTCCATTGCCTGGGCTACGAAACGGCGGCGGAGCACGTGTACGACTATGGGTTGGAGTTCACCAAGCGGTTCCTTAACGAGACCTACTTTGGCTTCTTTTGGACGAACACGCACAGCCACAGTGATATCTCGCAGACGAGCAGCATGGACGACTACATGACGGAGTATCTGCGGAAGCTGGTGCGCCAGGGCACCATGGACAACACGGTGGTGGTGTTCTTCAGCGACCATGGCATGCGGTTCGGGCCCACGAGGGCCACCTGGTCGGGTCACTTGGAGGAGCGGCTGCCGGCCATCTTCATCTGGCTACCCCATCACCTGCGTCGCTCCCATCCGGAGTTCGTGCGTGGCCTCCAGTTGAACAGGAATCGTTTGACCACGCCCTACGACCTCCACCTCACCATGAAGCACATACTCTCCATATCCGGTCGTGTCGATATGGAGTCCCTGGGACCGGCTCCCGATTGCCCCCAGTGCCAGAGTTTACTGCGTCCTGTGTCCCCGCTGAGGAGTTGCTCCGACGTGGGCATTGCGGATCACTGGTGCACCTGCTGGGAGTACGACTCGATCTCGACCAGCTCCAAGGAAGCCCGTATGCTGGGCAAGCGTGTGGTCAGCTACCTCAACAGCTACGTGGCCGAGTTCCGGAACGGAACCTTCGCCAAGCTGTGTGCGCCCCTCTCGCTGCACAGCATCAAATCCGCCTTCCGGGCGCATCAGAATGCCCTGGATCCCGAGGAGGTGCACACCTATCGACTGATCTTCGTCACGTCGCCCAACAAGGCCCAGTATGAGGCCACCTTGCGACACAACCACACGGATGACTCCGTTAAGGTGACGGGCTCCGTGAGCCGGTTGAATGTCTATAGCGGAGAGGCGGACTGCATGAATGATTTCGCCGCGAAAAAGTATTGCTACTGCCGCAAAAAGAAGGGATAGATGCAGTAGGTTTAGAACTAAGGCTAGTGCCCAAGTGCCGTTACTCGGACTAGAGTCTGACAGTACAAGTATCGTAATACTATATCATAGGAATCTCTTGCTCTCTATATCTGCCTGAAAGTATGTGGTGTACATCCAGAACCTCTGCAGGTcttgaaataatatttcagGTATCTGAATAGTATTGTTTTCTTTGTTCCACCTATTGTACTATTTGGTACCTCAAGAATTGTTTGAAAATCTTAGGAAGTTTGGAACACCCTTGTATATTCAACTTGTAGGCTTAGTTGTCGCCCTTGTACATAATTTACTCTCCCAGCTCGAAGACACTTTTGCCAAGAATTAGCTTAGACATCTCTTTATACATAGAATATAGTAGCTAAATACTAATTGTTACACTTATAATTTGATATATTTGTTCAACTAATAGtgttcaaataaaaactgtgttaaacaaaaaatgtcgAGTAAATGAAGCGTCTTATCATTTtggcttttaaatattaaggtATGTACATTCGGGATTATATGCCTTTAGCATAATTGTCGTCTAGTTTAGTCTGATTTAGAGCAAAACTCCCAGGTGCTGGCCTTCTCCTTAAAGCTATAGTTGCCCAGCAGATTCTTGAACGCCTTGAAAAGCTTGGTCAGCGGACTATTGCGCTGCAGTCCGAGGAGGTCTCCAGCTAGTGGCTGCACATCCAGGCGCAGCTCCTTGTAATCCTCACTGGCCAGCACTGAGAAATAGCCTCGCAAATTGACCGCATATTGCGGATTTCCCATCCTGGTCTTCGCAAACTCTATGGTCTGCTGCAACTGGTGGGCAAAGAAAGACTGGCCGGCGCCCCGCTGGAAGGAGCGTCCTGTCCAAGTGTCGTAGGAGATGCTGATGAGCCACTTGTAGTAGCACGGCTCCTCCGATTCCTTTAGTTCGATATTCAGAGCATAAAGCTGTGTCAGCACATCCTTGATGGTGTCCACATAGCAGGCCAACCAGTAGTAGTATATCGTTCGGATTTCCTCCGTTTTATGGCAGCTCAGGACGCCGGACCGCAAGCATTTGAGATCATTTGTCGTGGGGGTGATCACGTGCGATCGCACAATTGGCGGGGCATTATATACCGCGCTGGTTTCCAATTTGGTGTCCTCCGCTTCAACGACGGGCAGTTGCGGCTGGACAATTTCCACTTTTTGTTGCTTTCGCGGAGTGGCCCTCTCCGATTTTTTATCCGCCACTAGCCGCTCAGATACTAACTTATCCGGTAGGCCGAATAATAGATAGTCATATAGCTTAGCAGGCTGCGAAGTAAGTTCCGGGTCGTTGCAACCCTGAGCTGCCAGGACAAGACATTGTCTGAGGTAAAAGAGATTCGATGGTGAGACTGACTTGGCCACGTTGTGCTGCAATTCGAAGGGATCCTGCACGCACATGACACGATCGAGTTGAAAAGCTTCCGGCGGCTCTCCCACTGCTTCATGCATTAGCCGCAGCTGCTCGTCGTACTCGGGAAATCCACCCGGTGTGCCCAGTGTGGACTCCTTGTCCAGGCAGCTGCCCAAAAAGGGGCTCAACAAACTCTTCTCAAAGTTTACAGTGCTGTAGTACACGAAGAAATTTTTGATTAGTCCCAAGGTGGTCATTCGTGCTGGAATCGGGGGAGTCAGGTCCAAACTGTAGGCGTAGTTGACGCCACCTATATTAATAGGTGGACAGAGAGATTGCAGATGCTTTACGGATGGAAGCAGTCGATGCGCTTGCAAGCTCACGACGATCAAGGTAATCAGGCAATAGCTCGACATGCAACCATGTCCAATGAGCTTGAGCTTCTTGGCCCAGATCTTCAGAAAGAGGCTGAGCTCACGAAGTCGCTCATCGCGGAACATTAGATCGCGCACGAACTGGGAGTTATAAGTACTATTCGGATTGGACATATTGATGTCTATATTGAGCCCTGTGAGCTGGTGTTTGCAGCGTATAATGGGCACACGGGCATGACGAATGGTGAAGATATCCGCGAAGCATTTGGAGCGTCGAAGGAAGTAAGATACCTTGTTGTACAGCTGCATGGGAGGCTGCTCGCCGCAGGACTGTATATACAGATCTATGTCGCTTTCTAGCGGAAGGAGAATAGGATGATTAAGTGCCTTTCCCTTTTGGTAATCACTTACCCTTCAGTGCCAAACCAGTGACCAATGAACCGAAGGGAAACACCCTAACCTTGCCCCGCATTTCCTTCTCTATGCAGTTTCGCACGTGGCCAAAACAGAGCTCCATCTTCCGCAGATCACTAGCGTAGAAATGCAACACCGTGTGCAAGTGGCCACCGGGCTCCGACTTATCGAGAGCCTCCCGCAGCTCATTGCGCTCGGATTGGGTTTGTTCGCTGGTGAACAGCTTGGTGATGGCGTTCAATCGCTGGCGCAGTTGCTTCTGCGGCTTGCTGGCATGCTTCAGCAGCTCGTGGGCAAGGCAATCCTGCATACTCCGGAACGGCGCGGCGCAGACCATGCACAGCACTAGATTGTCGGCACCATCCCCAGGCGTAGAAGTGAC
This window of the Drosophila biarmipes strain raj3 chromosome 3L, RU_DBia_V1.1, whole genome shotgun sequence genome carries:
- the LOC108035499 gene encoding uncharacterized protein LOC108035499 isoform X1 codes for the protein MAEKRLLLERSDTSETEELEVQMTRRGTVHHRSWSPIPVSRKSVVGLLVSFLFCYFLIGRPEWANVLDLDVLHSDNYVTVQHQSTLMDVDPDTETESIPFVPKGFLVYSNSCRIMEVDPYKNEVMRHFKRIKYKACQKLPPLTQVRFQEETQKYLLSIDGAAFSRYRVGSQLHCCYMEVQRVDEMKVKYTKCQSFKGSTELPNSAEGIIVKCDSGGHQLYINGHATIPVKEAVQQRLQKAAEGDVREREADKAQPRPPSVLMLGIDSISRVNLIRAMPKTAQYLYDNGWFELAGYNKVDDNTFPNIMAVATGYNLPNAMHACSPFAVGGLDKCNFIWKLYQQRGYVTAYAEDAVKINTFNYLKKGFKNPPADYYLRPYLSAAESQLDHTTVNGLVHCLGYETAAEHVYDYGLEFTKRFLNETYFGFFWTNTHSHSDISQTSSMDDYMTEYLRKLVRQGTMDNTVVVFFSDHGMRFGPTRATWSGHLEERLPAIFIWLPHHLRRSHPEFVRGLQLNRNRLTTPYDLHLTMKHILSISGRVDMESLGPAPDCPQCQSLLRPVSPLRSCSDVGIADHWCTCWEYDSISTSSKEARMLGKRVVSYLNSYVAEFRNGTFAKLCAPLSLHSIKSAFRAHQNALDPEEVHTYRLIFVTSPNKAQYEATLRHNHTDDSVKVTGSVSRLNVYSGEADCMNDFAAKKYCYCRKKKG
- the LOC108035499 gene encoding uncharacterized protein LOC108035499 isoform X2 — its product is MAEKRLLLERSDTSETEELEVQMTRRGTVHHRSWSPIPVSRKSVVGLLVSFLFCYFLIGRPEWANVLDLDVLHSDNYVTVQHQSTLMDGFLVYSNSCRIMEVDPYKNEVMRHFKRIKYKACQKLPPLTQVRFQEETQKYLLSIDGAAFSRYRVGSQLHCCYMEVQRVDEMKVKYTKCQSFKGSTELPNSAEGIIVKCDSGGHQLYINGHATIPVKEAVQQRLQKAAEGDVREREADKAQPRPPSVLMLGIDSISRVNLIRAMPKTAQYLYDNGWFELAGYNKVDDNTFPNIMAVATGYNLPNAMHACSPFAVGGLDKCNFIWKLYQQRGYVTAYAEDAVKINTFNYLKKGFKNPPADYYLRPYLSAAESQLDHTTVNGLVHCLGYETAAEHVYDYGLEFTKRFLNETYFGFFWTNTHSHSDISQTSSMDDYMTEYLRKLVRQGTMDNTVVVFFSDHGMRFGPTRATWSGHLEERLPAIFIWLPHHLRRSHPEFVRGLQLNRNRLTTPYDLHLTMKHILSISGRVDMESLGPAPDCPQCQSLLRPVSPLRSCSDVGIADHWCTCWEYDSISTSSKEARMLGKRVVSYLNSYVAEFRNGTFAKLCAPLSLHSIKSAFRAHQNALDPEEVHTYRLIFVTSPNKAQYEATLRHNHTDDSVKVTGSVSRLNVYSGEADCMNDFAAKKYCYCRKKKG
- the LOC108035478 gene encoding uncharacterized protein LOC108035478 yields the protein MSGPASEVTSTPGDGADNLVLCMVCAAPFRSMQDCLAHELLKHASKPQKQLRQRLNAITKLFTSEQTQSERNELREALDKSEPGGHLHTVLHFYASDLRKMELCFGHVRNCIEKEMRGKVRVFPFGSLVTGLALKESDIDLYIQSCGEQPPMQLYNKVSYFLRRSKCFADIFTIRHARVPIIRCKHQLTGLNIDINMSNPNSTYNSQFVRDLMFRDERLRELSLFLKIWAKKLKLIGHGCMSSYCLITLIVVSLQAHRLLPSVKHLQSLCPPINIGGVNYAYSLDLTPPIPARMTTLGLIKNFFVYYSTVNFEKSLLSPFLGSCLDKESTLGTPGGFPEYDEQLRLMHEAVGEPPEAFQLDRVMCVQDPFELQHNVAKSVSPSNLFYLRQCLVLAAQGCNDPELTSQPAKLYDYLLFGLPDKLVSERLVADKKSERATPRKQQKVEIVQPQLPVVEAEDTKLETSAVYNAPPIVRSHVITPTTNDLKCLRSGVLSCHKTEEIRTIYYYWLACYVDTIKDVLTQLYALNIELKESEEPCYYKWLISISYDTWTGRSFQRGAGQSFFAHQLQQTIEFAKTRMGNPQYAVNLRGYFSVLASEDYKELRLDVQPLAGDLLGLQRNSPLTKLFKAFKNLLGNYSFKEKASTWEFCSKSD